TGGTTTCGCTCCTGGCTTTGAAGCTTGACTTTCCACAAATTTGGGCAAAATATTTTCCAGAATTTGGTGCAAAGTTGGGACGGTCGGAACCAACATTGTATGCACATCGTCCAAGCCACAGAAGGAGGAAAGAATCGGGTCGTCAGAGTTGACCATGTCATATAGTCTTCGTGTAGGTAATTTCGCGGATGTCGTCAGATAGCAACATGAAGCCAACAGCCCTCCATGTTTGGGAGGCGCTTGAATAAATAGTGAAAGCTGTAGTGCCAATTGAGTTTTGCCGGCAGAACTGGGTATGGTCATAAACAACAACACGGAAGACCCATTATCCTCAAACAGTATGCCTACCTCTCTCCTACAATCTCCCATAACATTCCAGTCCGGATTCCTCCCCCAAGGGCATTGTCAAGAATGGCATCACCTGTTGAAAACTTTTCGTCTGCATCATCCCATAAGCTCAGGTTTGAGAGCCGGTCAAATGAATGTAATGGTAATGAACCAAGCACGGCATCAACAATTCTCTTGATTTCGATGGGAGAAGCTTTACAACGCTTTGCAATATCCTGAGGAGGCGTCACAATAAGGTCATTGATTGTTTGAAAGTTTCCTATGTCGTTATGCAAATGATTGAGTTGTGGGTTGGCTTGTAATATAATAACAATATCGCTCGCCTTTTCTTAATAGATTGATCTCTGGATCTTTCAAACCATGATTGGTGAAGGGAACGTTTAAGTTCATTGACAGAGAATCATTGGGTATAATGTTGACAGTCTAAAATGTGGAAATGTTGAGAGATCTTGTTGAAGTTAATCCTGAAACAAGGAATGGCACTCTAACAGAACTTCCTTGTTTTCCCTGACCAAACAACGCACGCATACAGCTGTGAAAAACATACCACGATTTTGTTTGTTCGCAAGGCACGTGTATTGTGAAAATTCTCCGAAGCCAAGGAAGTCCATATTTTAATAAGATGcataataaaataaatgACAGGTATAGTCATAAAGTTGTCTGGAATGGGTACTAATCCTGATATGCGTAGAATGTATAAGATAATGAAGCGAAAACTTTCAAATCGACCGCTGACGGCCTTGCGCCGAGTCGGTTGTCCTCCTCAAGAAGCCTCCCACAACGTTAGTAACGGTCTCTGTGATTTGACGTTGTTGGTTCTGAGTATGTTTGACAAGGAAAAGTCGAACATTGGTGGCATTCCAAATACCAAGAGGTGACATTGCGTGGACGTATATTTCACCCCATATCAGCGAGGTGACCCATATTAACGACGCATCCGACCACTGGAAATAAAGTAAGTAACTGATGGGTCTCTGACAAACTGCGCTGCCTACCAAGAAGCGACGAGAGGAAATGGGTGGCTTGGTGGGGAAAATGTGATCCAGATTCACGTTGGATAGGAATTTAAGTACATCAGCAGAAGGCACCGTTCTGTGTCGTTGCATGTCTTCAACCTTTTGCACGACATCAGAGATAAAAAGCATGACGGTATCCAAAGGAAGTCTAGATTACGGATTTAGTCTTCTTGTTTTATGATCTTTTATTCGCAGGCTTACCCTTGTTGCCATGATGTAACCTAAGCATTTGGTGAGCTTAAAGCGACAGAAAGACAATTATGATGCCTTACCCATTCTTGTGTGGGCACAAATCCACTGCGCCCAATTGGAAGAGGAACCCGATCTAGCgcagcgatgttttcaacAGACATGGAACGCCTTTCCCTCATTTTACCCCTTGCCTTCTCCGATATGGGTGATTCCGACGCGTAGGGGTTGTCTGAGGTCGGCGACATGAATGAACGAGTCATAGGTTCGTCTCCTTGAGAGCCCCGAGGACTTGTGACGCTTTCCCGTTCGCGTTCCTGTGAGTCGCTACGAACACCTTCGTTGTGTAGTAATCTGGCCTTTTCAGCACCGGCATCCGCTATCTCGCCCTCTTCCACTGGAATTTTTCCTTTCAAACTAGACGATTTATTTGCGAGTTCCTCCTTCGCGAGCTGGGCACGTTTCACTTCGCGAAGTCCCCTGGCAAGAGTAAAAGTTCCTAGATCCTCAAATATCTTGCGCGACTGCAGGATTCCATAAGTGATGTTCGAATTTTCTGCGGGGTGATAAAAGATTATTGAACTGAAAACCTCCAACCTGATTTAACTTCAGTACAGACCATTGTGCTAGAATAGACGGATTTCTTACATGAAGAAGAGTAATCGAGGATGACCTTCGTCTGATAACAGGAACAAAGGGTTGGAAAAAGAATTGAACAACTGTAGGAGCCGTGCAGAAGCAGATACACCAATATGTTTGAAATAGGGGGCAGCATTTGACAACGCTATAATGAGTGCCGGATAAAGCGACGTTAAGCTACCAGAAGTCGTTGCAACGATTGCATAAACGGCCTTAAAAATATCATTAGAAGAAACGCGATGGTAACCGTACTCACTCACATGAATCATGAAGTCGGCTATTGTATCTACTGGCCCCCATTTTGTCGGAATTTGTGCCTTAATAGGTTTACTGAGCTGAGATCCAAAGGCCGACTCGGCAGATAATGTTTGCACGATGTAAGATATGGCACGGCACACTCCATGTTGTTCTGCTAGAAAATCAGCGCCAGACAGCGAAATATTACACGAAAAACACACGAGGTTTATCTTTAATTTCGACGCAATAGAACAGTAGATATGCAATTAGGTCAACTGATTTTTCTGATTCCAAAACGAAAGTGCGGAATTTCTGGAGAAAATCGTTTGTTAGATAGCAACAAAGAAAAGTGCACTGCTCACCTTATTAATTTCGATCAGTTTCCAGAAGAGGACGACTACAAGACGTGTAAACAAGGAACAAAATAAGAGTTAACCCATGCATATACTTACTAGCTTCCGTCACGTACGGCAAGGACTTCTTAGCTCCGGGTAACAGATTTTTGACTGTGGCTATTTGCTGCTCCATGATCCCAATGATTCCATCAAGAAGATATTCAAAATCTTGCGTACGATGCTGCAAATAAATGTCAATACAAACATCAAGGAAGAAATATTTCTATTACATACCAACTTCATGATAAAATATCTAAATGTGTTTGTTTTGGCGGTTGGGGAAGAATTCTGTCCATCTAAGAGTTGATCCCTGGCGGGCCCGCTTTGAAAATCAAGCAATACACATAGAACTTGTAAGGACGTTGTAATCAAAGTGGTCCTTGGATCCTCCCCTTTGAAAACGAGGTGATTGTATGGTAGCTTTCCAGCTATGGTCCCAATGGTGATGGTGTCTGTCGTGCTTGAATTCATCGCTGTGTTCAACAGAGAACATAATATCGTAAGTACGTCGCGGCGAGGCATCTTTTCGACAATGTGCAATGAAGGAAGGGCGGGATGAGTGAAAAGGGAAGCAGCTGGTAAATAGATTTGCCTTGACAGCAATACAAGAAGCAATCGTAGAACTTCTGTCTTGTTGCTGTCGTACATTGTTGTATTACCCAATGAATTTGCAGAGCCAATACCTTTCTCCCTAACATGGATTTGGACATGGAGTCAATGATAATATCAGAGTCAATGAGGAAACACCCACCATATAACATAGTTAATCTTGTGATGGTCAACTTGAATAGATTTAGGTAGTGTAAATCCACAACAAAACATAAGATCCGTTATCGCATTGAGGAGCCTCTCTCCAAGAGAGGGTAGTAGCTTTTTCGGTGCTTTCTTGGTCGGTGTTTGGGGgactttctcttcttctcggTCGcttccatcttcatcctctatCACAAATTGGGGTTCAGCGGTCCCGACATCGTTAACGGCAGAGTCGACaacttcttccttcttccaaaGAACCTCGATTTCGAACGAATCGGAATCCCCTTCTGCCTCGAATACAACAGGAAGAACACGTTGCAAGACACGCAAGCAGTTGAGGACTTGATCGGTGGCCGTTTTTTGTTGTGATACACCAGCAGATTTGATGAGAGATGAAGCATATGCTGCTACTGAACCATTGGGTGCTGATGGAAATGTATGATCTGATATGGAGTTGAAGAGGCGAGCAGAAACGACCTGAATAAGTGTAGTCACATTCTCAGGTGCGTCGGCGAGAGCGCGGCGTACTGCATATATATATGAATACAAGAGAATAAAGAGGTTACGAATCAACTGACTGTGATTCGGAGTTATGAGAGAGAAGACCTCAGATGCGGAGTCGAATAGGATAAAGTACTGGATTAAGAATTGTTAATGCCCACGTAGTATGTAACTGCAGAATTTCGCTTACTTGCTCCCAGTATGCATCTGTGGCCGGTATGTTCTGCAATGTGTCAGAGAGGTATCAGATACATACAGAAAACCACACATACCCTAACAGACCATAGCTTTACGATTCCATTAGGTTGGCTAGGGAAAGCCAGCTTCGCTTCATCGCCCAGTATTCCGAAAGGGGCGGTAAACTTCTGAGGGATTCTGGCAAACATACAGCCAGGTATGCTGCAATTACGGAGATATATAATCAAATATGAGCAATGATAATGTTGGCTAACAAGACTGCCTAGTTGGCCTTATGGTGTCGTGAGCACAAGCACTAAATGCGATGGGCCTTCGTATCCAAAAGCAGCACAGCCACTGTATTCTGAATCCAATATCTGCTTCCAGCGGCCACTGACGGCAGCCCGGCATTTAGAATGATGGGTATTTCACTGTGCTATACTACAAACAATCATCCTGCTGCAATCTACAGCTCAAGTGGCCGCGCGGCACTGCCTTCCAACTAAGTACATGATGGCTCAATAATAACAGTCGGTTGTTGTATCTGGGTGAGAAAATGAACATTTCTATGCAACAGAACACTCAGTATGAATAAGAGTTATCCTGAACAGCATTCCGTCTTCGTAAAGAATCGTAAAATTAGCCCGGTAACGAGTCCATGATGATACGACAATGCACTCTGTATGTACGAATAATCCTGCTGAGCCTCCTCCTATCTCTTCGACCAGATCAAGTAAATTACATCTATGTGTTGAGAGTCTCAAAGACACTGATATCACATTTCCGTCAAGAAAATGACGATACAGAACCGACTTAGACCATCATTGCCCCAATGACCGCTGACAACAGTGCGAAACCGCTCACGGCTACTTTTGAGGCGCTGGATGAATTACCACCGCTGCCCCCCGGGGAAGTGCCCACGTCGCTAGACGGTGTGGCGGAAGCAACGGCGTGCAGACCTCCAGTGACAACTGCAGTGGCATCGTCCTAAAATTCAAACTTCAGAAATTATGCAAAGTAAATCATCGAAGGGAACTTACAGTTGGAGCGTTACTTCCGAGTGCTTTGGCTGCTTGCACGAATGCATCGAAAGTATTCCCGGTGGCGGGTGCGTTGATGCTTCCAACCATACCAGTCCCGCAATGTGTAATCTGCTTGCAGTGGAACCACACCGCTAATTTGGAGATTTATTTAAAGCTTTGACACATTTTAGCCAGTAGGTGCAACTTACGACTAGAGTCCGTTACATTGATGGTGAATGTTGAGGCCGTGACTAATCCAGAATCGAATCCGGCAGCGGCGCTACCATTGGCTTGCAAATACGTGCATGGGTTTTGGAAAGAAGACTGGGTAACAGAGTGTGCAAGTGGGCTAAGCAGGATGTTTAATTCCAGCGATCAGAAGCAGCATAGTCAGATGGCGTACCCTCCTGGGAAGTAGAAGGTGATCTGCGTTCCAGGTGTAGCAGTGATGTTAGATGGATTATAGACTAGGCTTCCATTAGGGGCCACATCAACCTGTATGAATAGTTAGGAATAACGACCATTGCAATAAATTATAATCACTGACGTTAATCTGGTTTCCGCTACTTGGTGGCGCAGAAGGCACTGATGCAGCGGCGGACGTTGTTGGGCCTGGATTACTTGGAGGAGCATAACCATACTGCGCAGCAGCAAAGACCGGAAGGGCAAGCAGAACGGCAGATTTCGTGAACATTTCGAAGTCGTGAAAGGTGGGAACCCAAAGGTAGAAAGTTAAGTCGGGAGACGTTTTGGACACAAGCCCCAACTCCTTAATATATCCCCTACTCAAGGTGCTGCGGATAATATCAAACAGGCTGTGTGAACGGCTGAAGGTAACTCATTTTACACATCTCTCTCCCAAGAAAGTGCATTCATTCTCACTGTGTGTAAGAAATGAGGTGTGGTGGTGATACGGCTGTCGCGGTGCATCGTTTTTAGAGCGAGGAATTTGATCGATCGTCGAtgtatctaaaaatagacgtACAGATTCATTTATACTACCAAGGTCGATGAGGTTATTTATTTTAGAAA
This Psilocybe cubensis strain MGC-MH-2018 chromosome 3, whole genome shotgun sequence DNA region includes the following protein-coding sequences:
- a CDS encoding Protein HID1; this encodes MPGCRQWPLEADIGFRIQWLIPGCMFARIPQKFTAPFGILGDEAKLAFPSQPNGIVKLWSVRNIPATDAYWEQYFILFDSASEVFSLITPNHIRRALADAPENVTTLIQVVSARLFNSISDHTFPSAPNGSVAAYASSLIKSAGVSQQKTATDQVLNCLRVLQRVLPVVFEAEGDSDSFEIEVLWKKEEVVDSAVNDVGTAEPQFVIEDEDGSDREEEKVPQTPTKKAPKKLLPSLGERLLNAITDLMFCCGFTLPKSIQVDHHKINYVIWEKGIGSANSLGNTTMYDSNKTEVLRLLLVLLSRQIYLPAASLFTHPALPSLHIVEKMPRRDVLTILCSLLNTAMNSSTTDTITIGTIAGKLPYNHLVFKGEDPRTTLITTSLQVLCVLLDFQSGPARDQLLDGQNSSPTAKTNTFRYFIMKLHRTQDFEYLLDGIIGIMEQQIATVKNLLPGAKKSLPYVTEAIVLFWKLIEINKKFRTFVLESEKSVDLIAYLLFYCVEIKDKPQQHGVCRAISYIVQTLSAESAFGSQLSKPIKAQIPTKWGPVDTIADFMIHAVYAIVATTSGSLTSLYPALIIALSNAAPYFKHIGVSASARLLQLFNSFSNPLFLLSDEGHPRLLFFMLEVFSSIIFYHPAENSNITYGILQSRKIFEDLGTFTLARGLREVKRAQLAKEELANKSSSLKGKIPVEEGEIADAGAEKARLLHNEGVRSDSQERERESVTSPRGSQGDEPMTRSFMSPTSDNPYASESPISEKARGKMRERRSMSVENIAALDRVPLPIGRSGFVPTQEWVTSWQQGLPLDTVMLFISDVVQKVEDMQRHRTVPSADVLKFLSNVNLDHIFPTKPPISSRRFLWSDASLIWVTSLIWGEIYVHAMSPLGIWNATNVRLFLVKHTQNQQRQITETVTNVVGGFLRRTTDSAQGRQRCMRNFQTINDLIVTPPQDIAKRCKASPIEIKRIVDAVLGSLPLHSFDRLSNLSLWDDADEKFSTGDAILDNALGGGIRTGMLWEIVGESSAGKTQLALQLSLFIQAPPKHGGLLASCCYLTTSAKLPTRRLYDMVNSDDPILSSFCGLDDVHTMLVPTVPTLHQILENILPKFVESQASKPGAKPVKLLVIDALGELFHSNNKTTSATLIERSKDITIISTSLHTLASTYNLAVVVLNEVIDKFDHVNSDPNDHTGILYSTQSRWFNTAEFFGERTKESSLGLTWANQINTRIMLARTGRRKYFDAQDLPKRRRIHNTSPDTDPSQQSSFNNQEEQQSISLRRLAVIFSNVASPVALDYIITSRGITVLESEVEPSATFQANITKNNDTARNSQAQSSSKETMHYPSNIDSREQDNDDALWANYDDYDYDAMEQTLSQLGQ
- a CDS encoding putative GPI-anchored cupredoxin (putative GPI-anchored cupredoxin ARB_05732-1), with the protein product MFTKSAVLLALPVFAAAQYGYAPPSNPGPTTSAAASVPSAPPSSGNQINVDVAPNGSLVYNPSNITATPGTQITFYFPGGPLAHSVTQSSFQNPCTYLQANGSAAAGFDSGLVTASTFTINVTDSSPVWFHCKQITHCGTGMVGSINAPATGNTFDAFVQAAKALGSNAPTDDATAVVTGGLHAVASATPSSDVGTSPGGSGGNSSSASKVAVSGFALLSAVIGAMMV